AAAGAGCcgataaaacaaaaaattaaaaaacaagaaaaaaaacagaagatttaaatgcataaataaaagcACAAATCACAGTCAGTAAACCGGCATGTACAAATATATGCAATGTGCACAAATGTTCAGCTACATGTGCAAGTTTCAATACTTCTCTGAATCAAATTCCCAAACACAGTCGACCCTGTGCACAGTGACTTTCCCCATCACAGTCTGGATATATTGCAGGGTCAACATAAGAAATGAAATGGGAAATGTTTTGGGGGAGTTTTTGGGAGTTTTGTGAAACACAACACACAGAACGTGCAGCAGCTCCTAAAGGCATAAATCAACGTTGGCTCCTTGTCTGCAGGATGCCAGGTGTGTTGACAGCAGCCTCTGGCGTCGTATCTCACAGTGATCTTTTTATCGCATGTTTCTCATATCTTTCCGCTTCTTTCCGCTCACCAAGGGAACCAAAACATTGTACGTGGTTTTACAGCTGGTGAGGGGCCTGGGTACCTCTTCCCCGCCATGTGAAAGGGTCCACAGTAAATAAAAATCAGTATCATTACACATTAAGTCCAGATGCACCCATTTATGCACAACCACCTGCATGAATCGAACCTTCACCCATCTCCGTATCGGTACCATTTAAGGGCTTTTAAAGAAGGAATCTCACAGAAAATCATGTCATTAGGAAGGCATGCAAAAGAGACAACTGTTAAAAAGCTAGCTTCTTGTGCAAGAGATATTTCACATAGTCTGTATTTGCATGACACAAcccacacacattcacacagaaaCACCTCTGTTTATTCGCTTGCTTTCAGTAGAGACGCCCCCTACCTGTAGAAGAGAACGTAGGCCTCTGCATTCTGCACCACCGTCTCATGGACCTCAGTCACATACTGGTCGTCAAACTCATACCACTGTCCATTAATAACATTCTGGCAGTAGGCAATGTAATGTCCACCTGGGtagataaaaaagaaagaaacagcaGAATTCAGTGTAGCACCAGGAAATCCTGCCCCCTGGTGTTAGACTTGTGTACTTTATGACATTTTCATCATGATATTTGTGTCCAACACTCTCAAGCATCGCTGCCCACAATCACTTTGTCCATCCATTTGTCTTCTAGCTGCTATTCGTGGTGAGTGCCGTGGCGAGTgaagcctggagcctattccaagCAACAAAAAGGCACAATCACAAACTGCCAGCACCTCCCCGAACTGCATGTCACTGGACTGCAGGAGCAAACTGGAGTATCAAGAGTTACACCCAACATAAGAATTAGGGAGAAACTAGGATTCAAACCCTCAGCTCTAGACGTGTGAAGCGACAGTGCTGTCCACTCAGCCACCGTGCTACTGTCATATGTATTAAACACATCGGGAACACTTTAGGTGACAGGACACAAATGGTATTATGCAATTACTTATGTATtcattaaccacaaactaagtcttagttacacactgatctaatgttatttaatcattaatgaattgtgatgcatGCTTTATCTCAAGCAATCACTATATTTGTTACATCTATAAATTCTATGAACCTTTGTGAATCACTGAAGGATCTACTGAAGGAaaaagtcatgaataacacaagtgaaatactgatctcatgtttgttcatcattaataaatcgtGGCACAttttttatctcaagtagcaactatgtttgttcatgatttgtactttagtagtaactgagttattgcTAAGTATTTGTGCGCCCTCAGGTAATGTGTTACCGATACATCTCATGTGCACACTATTTCATTTTGCAAATTGCTTGGTGCCATACATGAGTCGGCCAGCTAGTACTAGCCAATCACAGGTGCACCGGCCAGCCAAGATGCGCTGACAAATCGGCATCTCCCCGTTAGCTGTTAGACACCACATCACAATCAGCGAGTCGTGCTGATTGGTCCGATCTGGTAGGAGCTGcaaatttataataaaaacaaacaagcctTACTTCCTGCAGTGCCATGATGACAAATCACCGAGAGCAGGTCGTAGGTCGTGATCTGTGAGGGGCTATCTTTGGCCAAGAACGGCCGGAGGTCCAGCCCCTCCAGCGGGAAGGACACGTGGCTATTGATCTTGAAGGAATACATGACTTCGTGCCGAAAGCGCTTCAGATGTATACATAAAATCTGAAAGATTCAGCAGAAACACTGCCAGTAAACATGTGCTAACTATCAAAAGCCAACATCAGTTTGCATGACAGCGAGTTCTTCCTCTATGAACCAGAAATAAGAGAAGATCTTCAGAGTGGAAAGGAAACGCTTACTTCAGGAAGGCGCAGCACCTTGCAGTATTTAACCCCATTTCTCAGTCTGGAGGGTCAAATAAGAAATAATCAGAAAGCCTTGCTCATCAAAACGCTGAAACATATCGCCATATATGGAAGGCTGAGACCTTCCGTTGAATACAGTACCTCTTTCTACCATAAGAGGGCAATagtgatatatatatttttatttctacttACTTTTTACATCGTTCACAGCTGTACATGTTGTCACCTACGACAAACAGACATTAGTGTGGCTATGCAGGTTGTGTTCACATATTTCAGCTCAGCATTCTTATGCTGCTGCAGAATTTGTAAAAATACCAGGAGTTCGTTGCTCACCTTTCAGCTCGTCAGCAGCGAAGAAGGCAGCAAGGCAGTCCTCCAGAGTGACCAGAGGCCCCCAGAACCAGCTAGGGATGCAGGACACTACAAACCTGAACACACAATGACGGGTACAGGGTCGGAGAACCGGCCACCAGGTACCACCCCGCAGACCTGACCATGCCTGGAGGCCCAGCTCACCTGCGGATGGAGTCCATGATGTAGGAGATCCAGCCCTGCGAGGCGTAGCTCTCCGTACAGGCGCCGGCCTTGGTGGGTAGGTTCTGGTGGATGGAGGAATGGAGCCTGGCCAGGTCTTCTTTCCCCGGGATGGGCAGAGACAGGTCCTGGAACATCTCCACAGTGGTGGACACCTGGGGAGAGGAAGGCGGGGGAGATGGAACAAGAGACAGATGGAGTGGAGCCACTGGCTGCACAGCAGAGCGCGGAGCAGAGCGCGGAGCAGAGCGCGGAGCAGAGTGCACACTGGCGCACACTGGCGCACACTGGCGCACACTGGCGCACACTGGCGCACACTGGCGCACACTGACCCTGTCGCAGGTGAGACACTGCACCAGGCTGAGGATGGAGCCGTCGAAGATGTCGGAGATCACACTGCGATACCGCGgctgcttcttttttttggCACCAGGCAAAAtctgggctgtggggggaaaataAACACCACTGATGAAACTGGGCAGGGATGTGAACAGAGCAGGTGGACGACGGGGAGGTCAGGTCCGAACCTTTCTTGAGCGAGAAGCATGCACCTGCGGACCGGAGCGGGCTGGAGCGAGGGGGGCTGCTGGACAGCTTGGGGTGCAGGTCTGGGGGGCTGTGGGTAGGGCTGCAAGGGCGCGAGGCGCTGCAGTGCATCGAGGTCTCATTGTCAGGCTCTGCAACAGAAACAGTCACAAGAGCCCTGAAGCTCCGAAAGATGATGCTGCATCCTGAAGACACAACGTCCAAATGGAGACAGGAGCCAGAGGGAAGACTGGAGACTCATCAACTGGAGACTGAACACCATCAACGTTTACAGCAGCGATGCCCAAAATTACAGACGGCCAGGTTACTTTCAGAACTGCTTAACTGAGGGAGGCAACTTCTCAGATTGAATACACACATCCCCTCACAAATCACAGCGGTTAGGGTCAGATGGGTGACCCTATCTATGGGactatgggaggaaaccagGACACAGGGAAATTCACATAAACACGgagaggacatttacacacacggTTGGATTCAAAACCATTTTCTGAAGTGAGGCAACACTACTATGTCAATATTACCTTATCCATAACAATATCATCACTtcttttgtaaataaatattaatcactCTAGTTAAACACTCTTAAATcacataatccatccatccatccagcatgCCTACCACATCCGAACAAACCTCTGGCTACAACACCCTAGactccagctccttctgggTGATTTCCAGGCTGCCCAAGTGCAATGTGAATACAGACTTGGATAGATGGACTGCTATGAGTTCATCTGGGCTTCCCTGCATCACCCAGCTCCAATATGATGCTTTTGCATCAGCTTTAGCAGAACTGCAACATCACTGTACTATAGTGTTTCTCAGTCCAGTCTTCAGGGACCTCCATACAGGCCACACGCCTGTACCTGACAATCGAGAAGCAACCGAACCATGAGGAACACCTAGTGCCTAGTGCAGATGTGCTGGGAGATGGGAGCGAGCAAAGATGTGGGCTGTCAGGGGTCtcgaggactggattggaatGCACTTCTGCAGTGTGTAACATTAATGACCAGTGCAAAGTCCATGCCCTGTAAGAGAATGGTGTTGAAGCATCTCTTCCGGTTCCTCTGGTCACCTACCGGGGGCGCTCTGTGCGTGGTTCAGGCCGGCATTAGCTGGCACATCTTCCTCCGCCGCCTGGGCGTGGGTGGCGTCCTCAGCTGTGGTGTCCACATCGGCGTCCTCGTCCATCTCCCGCGAGCCGCTGTGGAGCGGCGAGCCGGACACCCGGCGCTCCTTCAACCTCTCCTTCTCAGAAATGCTCCCCCCAGGCCCCCCGCGGCCCGCGCACTCATCTTGGATGAGCAGCTCGGCCTCGCCAGGGCCCCTGGCCTCCAGAACCTCGCCTCGGTCGCTGCTGGAGCCCGAGTCGCAGGACAGGAACTCGTCCTCAGAGGGACTGCGGTCCCCATCCCGCCGCTCGTCCCCGTCGCCACTATCCCCGGCCCCAAACTCCATCAGGGGCTCCTTCAGCTCCTCGTGCAGCTGGTCCATCAAGCAGCGCAGAAACTCCTGGGTGTCCTGCAGTGCAAAGTGCGACCATCAGAGGGCAGCAAAGTAGAACACACAGGCTCCTCAGCTTACCGCGGGTTACGCCCATGAACCTGTTGTAAACTAAAAATATGGTAAGATGAATATGATATGACCAGAGCTGTCAGGATTACTCAACAACtcgattattaaaaagcatccatttaattttttcttCTCAATTACTTGGAACTTAAAATATCACCAAAGAACAACTACAGTGCACATACATCTTAAAACAAGATGGGTTTGATGGACTCACCGAGTAATGCAAGGATAGGCATAAATATGCGCCATTTAGCCCTCTCGGATAATAATGagtattattatcatttttgcATGTTCATGAAATGCCATGTTGATACTAACATTGCCAATCATGAAAGCTCATCAGGGTGGCATAGTGCTGCACAGAGTAGCATGTTTTTTACagactgccaaaaactaaataagtttCGCACATATGGCTGAAACCCGATGAAATAGGTCTGAATCGgcaccgataccgatccgaatattgGATTGGTGCATTTCTACTAAAAACaacattaaatttaattttagtgCCTCCATATTTGTGACTGAGTGTACACCAATTACATTCTATATTATATTATCGATTACTCGATTACTTGTCTGATTAAATCGGTACATTACCCGATTATTCATATAATGGACAGTGACAGCCCTAGATATGATATGACACACTTTGGCATTTAGTAGACATAATGGACATTATGTAATGTGTTGTTAAACTCTGTGTAAGATTGTTACGCTGCCGATGGCTACAAAGACTGCAAGCGTTGCTGTGTGGATGCTGCCATTAGCCGGCATCAGTAGAAAGTATCCTGCGTCACATTTCTAGCCTGGGAACTGATTCAATGTCAAAACTCAATGCTTGATGACCACTGAATGCGCATCGCTATCACACCATCATAACATCGAAATATCGTAAATCAAACCCTAGCAAagagaggagcatctgtatatcATCATAAGCTCTTATTAGATGAGAGAGCAACAAGTCGTGCATATGAGGTCACCTGCAAACATCGCACAGAGCAACCAACACTACCGGCAAATCGCCCTTCAGATGATTAACAGGCTTCAAGGAGATTATACTGTTTTTATATGGTAATGATTTTTAGTCGATCGTAAAACATTCAATCAAAACATTCTTCTGCTGCATTACATTGCATTTGTCACATTTCATTTCTTCCAAAGTAATCAAGCGCGATTCCATGGGGAGATGTAACAGGCCTCGGATGAAACGGCGACAggatcgccccctgctggaggtgCTCCCTACCTGCTGAGCGTAGCCTCGGAACATGGGGTTTACCAGCTTGATGCCATGGGACAGGCTGGTGGGGACCACGTAACTTGGCCTGTTGGGAGTCAGAGAGACACGCAGTTACATTTCACCCTGACTTTGTTCATTTGGAAAGATTTGCTTGTGTTCTGAAATTATGGGATTTTCATGAATCGACTAAACAGTTCAATGGTCACTCACGCCGctgcatgtttttaaaaataacagttttgttaaatgctgtttttttggtGCCCAGTGATATATAGACATTAAAACTAACAGCCAGGGTGACAGTAAGCCGACAACACGTGGGAGATCAATGTGTGGGCTTTAGTCAGAAAATTAATAACTGAAAATCAAAAATTAAATACCTTTTCTTGTGCCACAGCTCAGAGATGAGTTTTTGGTAGCTTTTACACAAGGCAGGTTTCTTGTCGGTCCGGACCAGACCACCGCATTCCAGGAAAAACTGGGTGAGTGGTGGACTTTGCAGGGATGGAGAAAAACACAACATCTTCATGAGCCACTAATCAAACCTTCCCATAATACCCTGCGGCCCACTTCAGCATGTTGTCCTCAAATGACCACGGATCTAAATAGCCAGACTGAAGAGCCTAGctagggacagggacagaggccAGCTTACCAATTGGAGAGAGCCTGCAGAGCGGCATTCATGTAGCACGAGTTGCCGATGTTCTTCATGCCAGTGAGCCCTTTGCCAGAAAGAAATATGGATAAACTGACAGCCCAattacattaatatttatttatttagcaattaCTTTAGTTCACAGCGTTGTATTGGGGTCAGCCAATACAAAGTGATGCGTTTGGGTCAGCCACCACCCCGGGAGCaactgggattaagggccttgtaCAAGAGCCCAACTCTGCCAGATATGGGATTTAAACTCACAACCATTTGGACATGAGCACAGATCGCTAATCCAGTGAGCTAATCCGCTAGTTGTTCTGCCCCAGACATCATGGCCGGTATGCAGCTGCCCATTACAGTGGCACCAGCAGGCAGGACTGA
This is a stretch of genomic DNA from Paramormyrops kingsleyae isolate MSU_618 chromosome 7, PKINGS_0.4, whole genome shotgun sequence. It encodes these proteins:
- the usp20 gene encoding ubiquitin carboxyl-terminal hydrolase 20 isoform X2, with protein sequence MELTGKTNARKMTNQAELCPHLDSIGEVTKEELLQKSKGTCQSCGAVGPNLWACLQKDCAYVGCGESYSDHSTLHAQAKKHNLTVNLTTFRIWCYVCEREVFLEQRPVLPAPGSHPCKPLEQDSVLQTGSHPLKAVPIAVADEEESESEEDELKPRGLTGMKNIGNSCYMNAALQALSNCPPLTQFFLECGGLVRTDKKPALCKSYQKLISELWHKKRPSYVVPTSLSHGIKLVNPMFRGYAQQDTQEFLRCLMDQLHEELKEPLMEFGAGDSGDGDERRDGDRSPSEDEFLSCDSGSSSDRGEVLEARGPGEAELLIQDECAGRGGPGGSISEKERLKERRVSGSPLHSGSREMDEDADVDTTAEDATHAQAAEEDVPANAGLNHAQSAPEPDNETSMHCSASRPCSPTHSPPDLHPKLSSSPPRSSPLRSAGACFSLKKAQILPGAKKKKQPRYRSVISDIFDGSILSLVQCLTCDRVSTTVEMFQDLSLPIPGKEDLARLHSSIHQNLPTKAGACTESYASQGWISYIMDSIRRFVVSCIPSWFWGPLVTLEDCLAAFFAADELKGDNMYSCERCKKLRNGVKYCKVLRLPEILCIHLKRFRHEVMYSFKINSHVSFPLEGLDLRPFLAKDSPSQITTYDLLSVICHHGTAGSGHYIAYCQNVINGQWYEFDDQYVTEVHETVVQNAEAYVLFYRKSSEESVRERQKVVALASMKEPSLLQFYISREWLNKFNTFAEPGPITNHTFLCQHGGIPPNKYHYIDDLVVILPQNVWEYLYNRFGGGPAVNHLYVCAICQVEIEALVKRRKTEIDTFIKLNKEFQAEEAPSVILCISMQWFREWESFVKGRDNEPPGPIDNSKIGVMKGGHIQLKQGADYGQISEGTWQYLLNIYGGGPEIAVRQTVAPADSDGLHGERKIEAETRAL
- the usp20 gene encoding ubiquitin carboxyl-terminal hydrolase 20 isoform X1, which translates into the protein MHPKDFYMYFVQNRTNESGKTNARKMTNQAELCPHLDSIGEVTKEELLQKSKGTCQSCGAVGPNLWACLQKDCAYVGCGESYSDHSTLHAQAKKHNLTVNLTTFRIWCYVCEREVFLEQRPVLPAPGSHPCKPLEQDSVLQTGSHPLKAVPIAVADEEESESEEDELKPRGLTGMKNIGNSCYMNAALQALSNCPPLTQFFLECGGLVRTDKKPALCKSYQKLISELWHKKRPSYVVPTSLSHGIKLVNPMFRGYAQQDTQEFLRCLMDQLHEELKEPLMEFGAGDSGDGDERRDGDRSPSEDEFLSCDSGSSSDRGEVLEARGPGEAELLIQDECAGRGGPGGSISEKERLKERRVSGSPLHSGSREMDEDADVDTTAEDATHAQAAEEDVPANAGLNHAQSAPEPDNETSMHCSASRPCSPTHSPPDLHPKLSSSPPRSSPLRSAGACFSLKKAQILPGAKKKKQPRYRSVISDIFDGSILSLVQCLTCDRVSTTVEMFQDLSLPIPGKEDLARLHSSIHQNLPTKAGACTESYASQGWISYIMDSIRRFVVSCIPSWFWGPLVTLEDCLAAFFAADELKGDNMYSCERCKKLRNGVKYCKVLRLPEILCIHLKRFRHEVMYSFKINSHVSFPLEGLDLRPFLAKDSPSQITTYDLLSVICHHGTAGSGHYIAYCQNVINGQWYEFDDQYVTEVHETVVQNAEAYVLFYRKSSEESVRERQKVVALASMKEPSLLQFYISREWLNKFNTFAEPGPITNHTFLCQHGGIPPNKYHYIDDLVVILPQNVWEYLYNRFGGGPAVNHLYVCAICQVEIEALVKRRKTEIDTFIKLNKEFQAEEAPSVILCISMQWFREWESFVKGRDNEPPGPIDNSKIGVMKGGHIQLKQGADYGQISEGTWQYLLNIYGGGPEIAVRQTVAPADSDGLHGERKIEAETRAL
- the usp20 gene encoding ubiquitin carboxyl-terminal hydrolase 20 isoform X3, producing MTNQAELCPHLDSIGEVTKEELLQKSKGTCQSCGAVGPNLWACLQKDCAYVGCGESYSDHSTLHAQAKKHNLTVNLTTFRIWCYVCEREVFLEQRPVLPAPGSHPCKPLEQDSVLQTGSHPLKAVPIAVADEEESESEEDELKPRGLTGMKNIGNSCYMNAALQALSNCPPLTQFFLECGGLVRTDKKPALCKSYQKLISELWHKKRPSYVVPTSLSHGIKLVNPMFRGYAQQDTQEFLRCLMDQLHEELKEPLMEFGAGDSGDGDERRDGDRSPSEDEFLSCDSGSSSDRGEVLEARGPGEAELLIQDECAGRGGPGGSISEKERLKERRVSGSPLHSGSREMDEDADVDTTAEDATHAQAAEEDVPANAGLNHAQSAPEPDNETSMHCSASRPCSPTHSPPDLHPKLSSSPPRSSPLRSAGACFSLKKAQILPGAKKKKQPRYRSVISDIFDGSILSLVQCLTCDRVSTTVEMFQDLSLPIPGKEDLARLHSSIHQNLPTKAGACTESYASQGWISYIMDSIRRFVVSCIPSWFWGPLVTLEDCLAAFFAADELKGDNMYSCERCKKLRNGVKYCKVLRLPEILCIHLKRFRHEVMYSFKINSHVSFPLEGLDLRPFLAKDSPSQITTYDLLSVICHHGTAGSGHYIAYCQNVINGQWYEFDDQYVTEVHETVVQNAEAYVLFYRKSSEESVRERQKVVALASMKEPSLLQFYISREWLNKFNTFAEPGPITNHTFLCQHGGIPPNKYHYIDDLVVILPQNVWEYLYNRFGGGPAVNHLYVCAICQVEIEALVKRRKTEIDTFIKLNKEFQAEEAPSVILCISMQWFREWESFVKGRDNEPPGPIDNSKIGVMKGGHIQLKQGADYGQISEGTWQYLLNIYGGGPEIAVRQTVAPADSDGLHGERKIEAETRAL